From Salinicoccus roseus, one genomic window encodes:
- the purC gene encoding phosphoribosylaminoimidazolesuccinocarboxamide synthase gives MMLLYEGKAKRVFRTETDGVYRIEYKDEVTAGNGEKHDFLEGKGRLNNLISADIFEYMASNGVDSHFVERISETEQLVRAVDIIPLEVVVRNFAAGSIVKRLGLESHQPLDPPLVEFFYKNDDLGDPILTDDHVLMLGLATTEEIRALKAAALKINSVLSRMMAEMSLSLIDFKIEFGKDQDGNIVLADEISPDTCRIVDMETKENFDKDVYRNSTGSLLDTYTAFYNKMEAIR, from the coding sequence ATAATGCTCTTATATGAAGGAAAAGCGAAACGGGTCTTCAGGACGGAGACGGATGGCGTCTACCGCATCGAATACAAGGACGAAGTGACGGCAGGCAACGGTGAGAAGCATGATTTCCTTGAAGGGAAGGGCCGCCTCAACAATCTGATTTCCGCCGACATCTTCGAATACATGGCATCAAACGGCGTCGATTCACACTTTGTGGAACGCATCAGCGAGACGGAACAGCTCGTCCGCGCCGTCGACATCATCCCGCTCGAAGTTGTGGTCAGAAATTTTGCTGCAGGCAGCATCGTCAAGCGCCTTGGACTGGAATCCCACCAGCCGCTCGATCCGCCCCTCGTCGAGTTCTTCTACAAGAATGACGACCTCGGCGACCCGATCCTGACGGACGACCACGTGCTGATGCTCGGGCTTGCGACAACTGAGGAGATCAGAGCCCTGAAGGCAGCTGCACTGAAGATAAACAGCGTGCTCAGTCGCATGATGGCAGAGATGTCCCTCTCCCTCATCGACTTCAAGATAGAGTTCGGCAAGGACCAGGATGGAAACATCGTCCTTGCAGATGAGATTTCACCGGATACATGCCGCATCGTCGACATGGAGACGAAGGAGAACTTCGACAAGGATGTATACCGCAACAGCACAGGCTCACTGCTCGATACGTACACCGCATTCTATAACAAGATGGAGGCCATTAGATAA
- the purQ gene encoding phosphoribosylformylglycinamidine synthase subunit PurQ, whose protein sequence is MKFAVVKFPGSNCDRDMLNAAIKAGGEAEYVDYRETSLEAYDGVLIPGGFSFGDYLRSGAMASVSPITRAIKEAAAAGKPVLGVCNGFQILTEIGLLPGALIFNDTHTFISRNEVLTITNNETAFTSGYEKGEAVTFPVAHGEGHYYCDDETYDTLVENDRIVLTYNDNPNGSRADIAGIVNEAGNVFGLMPHPERALETLLGSDDGLRLFEKMNAWEANHDHIH, encoded by the coding sequence ATGAAATTTGCAGTCGTGAAATTTCCAGGGTCGAACTGTGACAGGGACATGCTGAACGCGGCCATCAAGGCAGGCGGCGAGGCGGAGTATGTCGACTACCGTGAGACTTCCCTCGAAGCATATGATGGCGTACTGATCCCGGGCGGCTTCTCATTCGGCGACTATTTGAGGAGCGGCGCGATGGCGAGTGTGTCACCGATCACCCGGGCCATAAAAGAGGCGGCGGCAGCAGGCAAGCCGGTGCTCGGCGTCTGCAACGGATTCCAGATACTGACCGAAATCGGCCTGCTGCCGGGAGCACTCATCTTCAACGATACGCATACGTTCATCTCCCGCAACGAAGTGCTTACAATCACGAACAATGAAACGGCATTCACCAGCGGTTACGAAAAGGGAGAGGCCGTCACCTTCCCGGTTGCACATGGCGAAGGGCACTACTACTGCGATGACGAGACATACGACACCCTTGTCGAAAACGACAGGATCGTACTCACATATAATGACAATCCAAACGGCTCCAGGGCGGACATCGCCGGCATCGTCAACGAAGCGGGCAATGTATTCGGCCTGATGCCGCATCCTGAACGTGCGCTCGAAACGCTGCTCGGCAGCGACGATGGATTGAGGCTTTTTGAAAAAATGAACGCTTGGGAGGCTAATCATGATCACATTCACTGA
- the purS gene encoding phosphoribosylformylglycinamidine synthase subunit PurS, giving the protein MKKVELIVTLKPQVLDTQGEALNRAVHELDHDEINNIRVGKVLYFDIDETDDAKIDDSVRQLSEKLFTNTVIETYTYRILDEVSQ; this is encoded by the coding sequence ATGAAAAAGGTAGAACTGATCGTCACACTGAAACCACAGGTACTGGACACGCAAGGAGAGGCACTGAACCGCGCGGTGCACGAGCTCGACCATGATGAAATCAACAACATCCGCGTCGGCAAGGTCCTTTATTTCGACATAGATGAAACGGATGATGCAAAGATCGACGACAGTGTGCGCCAGCTGTCCGAGAAGCTGTTCACCAATACGGTCATCGAAACGTACACTTACAGGATCCTTGACGAGGTGTCCCAATAA